A genomic segment from Nicotiana tabacum cultivar K326 chromosome 7, ASM71507v2, whole genome shotgun sequence encodes:
- the LOC142162021 gene encoding uncharacterized protein LOC142162021 — MPHGQIQAQLSIIQVVKGIKKGEPVFVETIASLEEDKNFQEIVPPCIEKLLEENQDVMPEELPKHLPPRREVDHKIELEPGAKPPAFAPYRMAPPALEELKKQLKELLDAGHIFPSKAPVGTPVLFQKKKDGSLRLCRDYRALNKDKHPIAFESRKLNVTERRYTVQEKEMTAIKKLTPKQARWQEFLAEFDYALEYKPGKGNVVADALSQKAELTAITSVRWDIWEAIKEGMWHDPAAKQLIELANKGKTGRFWIEDDLLLTTGPSSLTSPPPSLLNPP; from the exons ATGCCACACGGACAGATCCAAGCACAACTCTCAATCATTCAGgttgtcaaggggatcaagaagggggagCCGGTGTTTGTGGAAACCATTGCAAGTCTAGAGGAAGACAAGAATTTTCAAGAGATAGTGCCACCTTGCATAGAGAAGTTGCTTGAGGAAAACCAAGATGTCATGCCCGAGGAGTTGCCTAAGCACTTGCCGCCTAGgcgagaggtggatcacaagattgagttaGAGCCAGGGGCTAAGCCACCTGCATTtgctccatatcgtatggcaccgcctGCGCTAGAGGAGCTCAAGAAACAATTGAAAGAGTTGTTGGATGCTGGTCACATTTTCCCATCAAAGGCACCTGTCGGCACACCAgtattgttccagaagaagaaggatggatcgctGCGTTTGTGCAGAGACTACCGCGCACTTaataag GATAAGCATCCCATAGCATTTGAGAGCCGTAAGTTAAATGTGACGGAGCGGCGTTACACGGTGCAAGAGAAGGAAATGACTGCcatt AAGAAGCTCACACCAAagcaggctaggtggcaggagtTCTTGGCCGAGTTTGATTATGCGCTGGAGTATAAGCCGGGCAAAGGTAACGTTGTAGCCGACGCCTTGAGCCAGAAAGCCGAGCTTACTGCAATCACTTCAGTGAGATGGGACATTTGggaggctataaaagaaggcatgtGGCATGATCCAGCAGCCAAACAGCTTATCGAGTTAGCCAACAAAGGCAAGACGGGACGGTTTTGGATAGAAGACGACCTACTACTTACCACAG GTCCCTCCTCCCTCACTTCACCGCCTCCATCTCTACTAAATCCACCGTAA
- the LOC107801183 gene encoding cyanate hydratase isoform X1, which produces MENKANMVASLMSVKQKSGKTFSQIAEETGLTNVYVAQLLRRQAQLKPETAPKLKAALPLLSDEQLHDMMEAPLRSYDPNLIQDPTVYRLNEAVMHFGESIKEIINEEFGDGIMSAIDFFCSVDKVKGVDGKDRVVVTFDGKYLPHTEQKSEHMVSRFMRKE; this is translated from the exons ATGGAGAACAAAGCAAACATGGTGGCATCACTTATGTCAGTGAAACAAAAATCTGGCAAAACATTTAGTCAAATAGCAGAAGAAACAGGTCTCACAAATGTGTATGTTGCTCAGCTTTTGAGACGTCAAGCTCAGCTCAAACCTGAAACTGCTCCAAAGCTTAAGGCTGCACTTCCCTTATTATCTGATGAACAACTTCATGATATGATGGAGGCACCCTTGAGGTCTTATGACCCTAACTTAATTCAAGACCCCACTGTTTACAG ATTGAATGAAGCTGTCATGCATTTTGGTGAGAGCATCAAGGAAATTATTAACGAAGAATTTGGCGATGGCAT CATGTCAGCTATAGACTTTTTCTGCTCAGTTGACAAAGTCAAAGGTGTGGATGGGAAGGATCGTGTTGTTGTGACTTTTGACGGAAAGTATCTGCCACACACTGAGCAG aAATCTGAGCATATGGTGTCAAGGTTCATGCGGAAGGAATAA
- the LOC107801183 gene encoding cyanate hydratase isoform X2: MENKANMVASLMSVKQKSGKTFSQIAEETGLTNVYVAQLLRRQAQLKPETAPKLKAALPLLSDEQLHDMMEAPLRSYDPNLIQDPTVYRLNEAVMHFGESIKEIINEEFGDGIMSAIDFFCSVDKVKGVDGKDRVVVTFDGKYLPHTEQASGPAYSV, encoded by the exons ATGGAGAACAAAGCAAACATGGTGGCATCACTTATGTCAGTGAAACAAAAATCTGGCAAAACATTTAGTCAAATAGCAGAAGAAACAGGTCTCACAAATGTGTATGTTGCTCAGCTTTTGAGACGTCAAGCTCAGCTCAAACCTGAAACTGCTCCAAAGCTTAAGGCTGCACTTCCCTTATTATCTGATGAACAACTTCATGATATGATGGAGGCACCCTTGAGGTCTTATGACCCTAACTTAATTCAAGACCCCACTGTTTACAG ATTGAATGAAGCTGTCATGCATTTTGGTGAGAGCATCAAGGAAATTATTAACGAAGAATTTGGCGATGGCAT CATGTCAGCTATAGACTTTTTCTGCTCAGTTGACAAAGTCAAAGGTGTGGATGGGAAGGATCGTGTTGTTGTGACTTTTGACGGAAAGTATCTGCCACACACTGAGCAG GCTTCTGGACCTGCATATTCTGTATGA